One Microbacterium marinum genomic window, CGGCGCGCGACGCGACCGCAGGGTAGAACGTGTCGGACAGAACGACCCGCTTGCACCCGAACGGGTCGGTCGGGGTCAGCCGTCGGCGCAGCCCTCGGCTGCGCACCTGTCCCGAGAGGTGCGCCTGCGCCGTGCGCACGGCACGAGCGGATGCCGCGGTCTCGCCTGCCCGCGCCGAGAAGCGCTCGTCATCTCCACCGAGAGCTTCGGCGCGCAGCGCCGCGATGCGGCCGGGGTCGGCGGCGAACGCGGCGCGGTCGGCCGCGTCATAGCGGCGCCCGCCGCGAGGCAGGATCCACGCGGGTGAGCGCTGGAACAGCACGACCTCGGCACCCGCCGCGACGAGCTCGGGCACGAGCTGCGCCGCACTGGACCCGGTGCCGACGACGGCGATCCTGGTGCCCGCGACCGGCTCCGAGGCATCCCATCGGGCCGTGTGCATGACGGTTCCGCGGAAGCCCGCGAGGCCGGGGATGTCGGGCACGTGCGGTTCGGCGAGACGGCCGCAGGCGAGAACGAGCACATCTGCCGTCTGCGGCCCACCTCCTGATAACGCCAGCCGCCAATGCTGCGCGGTCTCGTCCCACGCGGCATCCGTCAGCGCACTCCCGAATCGGATCGATGCCCGGATGCCGCTGTCGTCGACGACCCGCTCGAGGTAGGCGGCGATCTCGGCCCCCGGAGCGAACTCGGCCGTCCAGTCGGGGTTGGGGTGCCGTTCGAGGCTGTACAGATGCGCCGGCACGTCACACGCCACCCCCGGGTAGACGTTGTCGCGCCACGTGCCGCCGACCCGGTCGGCGCGTTCGACGACGACGACCTCGCGCCCGGCCTCGCGCAGCTCGATCGCGGCGAGGACGCCCGCGAACCCCGCCCCGACGACGACCGCGTCGACGTGCCCGGTCACGCGGCCCGCTCACGGGTCGCGGTGGGCGTGCCATAGTCGGTCGTCCGCATCCGAAGGCGCCGGAACAGTCCCGACACGAGCCGCTCCGCCGCGTGCAGCGGCAGCTCGAGCCCCTGCTCGATGCCGGTGTCGGGGCGCACCCGGCCATCGAGGAGCGTGCCGCCCAGGTCGTCGCCACCGGCGCGGAGCAGTTCTGCGGCGGTCGCGGCACCGTGGCGCGTCCACGGGATCTGGACGTGTCGGATGCCGTCGTTCAGCAGCAGCCGCGACACCGCCACCATCGCGCGGTGCTCGTCGAGGGGCGCACGGTCGGCGAGCGCCGCCCCGTGACCCGGCAGCGGGATCGGAACGAACTCGCTGAAGCCGCCGGTCTCGTCGTGGATGCCACGCAGTGTCAGGAGGTGCGCGACGCGCTGCGCCGCGGTCTCGACGTGCCCGTAGAACAGCACCGATGTGGAACGGAGTCCCGCGCCG contains:
- a CDS encoding FAD-dependent oxidoreductase encodes the protein MTGHVDAVVVGAGFAGVLAAIELREAGREVVVVERADRVGGTWRDNVYPGVACDVPAHLYSLERHPNPDWTAEFAPGAEIAAYLERVVDDSGIRASIRFGSALTDAAWDETAQHWRLALSGGGPQTADVLVLACGRLAEPHVPDIPGLAGFRGTVMHTARWDASEPVAGTRIAVVGTGSSAAQLVPELVAAGAEVVLFQRSPAWILPRGGRRYDAADRAAFAADPGRIAALRAEALGGDDERFSARAGETAASARAVRTAQAHLSGQVRSRGLRRRLTPTDPFGCKRVVLSDTFYPAVASRAVTLEASALAAVHGDTLVGSSGVRHRGIDRIVLATGFETSEQPFAALVRGEGGVTLAEHWAHGMTAVGTVAVAGFPNLFVVNGPNAALPHSSSLLVLERQAALVRELTAAGGVVRARPEAERAATAAIADRVEGTPWVAGCRSWYRDARSGRVTLLWPGTTDDLDSAMRAAVRDAFTVTEGAR